One genomic window of [Clostridium] scindens ATCC 35704 includes the following:
- the aspS gene encoding aspartate--tRNA ligase → MYRTLYCNDIREEHVGQTVQLAGWVDAIRDHGGVIFVDIRDYTGVTQTVIHNEELLKNVNRETVISLKGVVEKRDPDTVNEKIATGIVELVVSELVVLGKSKNMLPFDVSSSRNIKDELRLKYRYLDLRNPKNHDNLVMRSKIIRHLRNKMEEKDFLEIQTPILTASSPEGARDFLVPSRKHPGKFYALPQAPQQFKQLLMVSGFDKYFQIAPCFRDEDARADRSPGEFYQLDFEMAFATQEEVLNICEDVIYDTFVTFSDKKVTEKPFRRITYADAMMTYGSDKPDLRNPLLICDLTAFFADVAFPAFRGKPVRGIVADCRGKSKKFFEDSLKYAMSDEVALGGLGYITLKEGAFAGPIAKFLSDEKKAEITSLTNIKEGETLFFICDDKKNDAEKKAGLIRTWLAKKENLDLIRDDAFEFCFVVDFPMYEIDEETGETIFTHNPFSMPQGGMDALLGKDPTEVLAYQYDLVCNGIELASGAVRNHDIDIMKKAFEIAGYDEQELKERFNALYTAFQYGAPPHAGMAPGVDRMVMLLTDEEKILDVIAFPLNGNAQDLLLGAPSEVTSQQLEDVHLLGNSNALAKHAFAGSGDGKYAKGKRSTFSNAQQLNQISLTEEEDTEVQGIFDRMKKKEEILLQVDTENVEEMVHVMPMNNVLREDVREQLFTRESLLEGAPMHNENSWQVPRLVK, encoded by the coding sequence TGCGATTCGTGACCACGGAGGAGTAATCTTTGTTGATATTCGCGATTATACGGGCGTGACGCAGACGGTAATCCATAACGAAGAATTATTGAAAAATGTGAATCGGGAAACGGTGATCTCTTTAAAAGGGGTTGTAGAAAAGCGTGACCCGGACACGGTGAATGAGAAGATCGCGACAGGTATTGTCGAACTGGTGGTAAGCGAGCTTGTGGTTTTAGGCAAATCAAAAAATATGCTGCCTTTTGATGTCAGCAGTTCCAGAAATATTAAGGATGAATTACGCCTTAAGTATCGTTATCTTGATCTTCGGAATCCTAAGAATCATGACAATCTTGTGATGCGTTCCAAGATTATCCGTCATTTAAGGAACAAGATGGAGGAAAAGGATTTCCTGGAGATCCAGACGCCGATTCTGACTGCGTCATCTCCTGAAGGCGCTCGTGACTTCCTGGTTCCAAGCCGCAAGCATCCGGGCAAGTTTTATGCGCTTCCTCAGGCGCCGCAGCAGTTTAAGCAGCTTTTAATGGTTTCTGGATTTGACAAATATTTTCAGATCGCGCCTTGCTTCCGTGACGAGGATGCGAGAGCAGACCGTTCCCCGGGTGAGTTTTATCAGCTGGACTTTGAGATGGCGTTTGCTACGCAGGAAGAAGTCCTGAATATTTGTGAAGACGTGATTTATGATACATTTGTAACTTTTTCGGATAAGAAGGTTACAGAAAAGCCTTTCAGGCGTATCACTTATGCGGATGCCATGATGACATACGGCTCGGACAAGCCGGACTTAAGAAATCCGCTATTAATCTGCGATTTAACCGCATTTTTCGCGGATGTAGCCTTCCCTGCATTTAGAGGAAAGCCGGTTCGCGGTATCGTGGCTGATTGTAGAGGCAAATCGAAGAAATTCTTCGAAGATTCACTGAAATACGCGATGTCAGATGAAGTGGCTCTTGGCGGATTGGGATATATTACTCTGAAAGAGGGGGCATTTGCGGGTCCTATCGCAAAATTCCTGAGTGATGAAAAGAAAGCGGAGATTACCTCCCTTACCAATATCAAAGAGGGAGAGACCTTGTTCTTTATCTGTGATGATAAGAAGAATGATGCAGAGAAGAAGGCAGGCTTGATCCGTACCTGGCTGGCGAAAAAGGAAAACTTAGATCTTATTAGAGATGACGCGTTTGAATTCTGCTTTGTTGTGGATTTCCCGATGTACGAGATTGATGAGGAGACGGGAGAGACTATTTTTACGCATAACCCATTCTCTATGCCGCAGGGCGGCATGGATGCTTTGCTTGGCAAAGATCCTACAGAAGTGCTGGCATACCAGTATGACCTGGTATGTAATGGAATCGAACTGGCATCCGGCGCCGTTAGAAATCATGACATTGATATTATGAAGAAGGCATTTGAAATCGCCGGATATGATGAGCAGGAACTGAAAGAGCGATTCAATGCATTGTACACCGCGTTCCAATACGGTGCGCCGCCGCATGCGGGCATGGCGCCGGGCGTTGATCGTATGGTAATGCTTCTTACGGATGAAGAAAAGATTCTGGACGTCATAGCATTCCCGTTAAATGGAAATGCGCAGGATCTGCTGCTTGGCGCGCCGAGCGAAGTAACGAGCCAGCAGCTTGAGGATGTCCATCTATTAGGGAATTCCAACGCTTTGGCAAAACATGCTTTCGCAGGAAGCGGCGATGGAAAGTATGCGAAGGGGAAACGTTCTACATTTTCCAATGCGCAGCAGCTAAATCAGATCTCTCTTACAGAGGAAGAGGACACGGAAGTACAAGGCATTTTTGACCGGATGAAGAAAAAGGAAGAGATTCTTTTGCAAGTCGATACGGAAAATGTCGAGGAAATGGTTCATGTAATGCCTATGAACAATGTATTGCGTGAGGATGTCAGAGAACAATTGTTTACAAGAGAAAGTTTACTTGAAGGCGCGCCTATGCACAACGAAAATAGTTGGCAGGTTCCAAGACTTGTAAAGTGA
- a CDS encoding amidase family protein: protein MEYYAAKINENGAIAVDDSILVKGAESTYGSKILMGFKPLFSAEAVERLEKNGYLVSGKCHVGEFGLDLVGEFSHYAQEDTKLEGAAAALVAKSDVKAALGVDVNGAPRRAAALANVDFLKPTYGTVSRYGIISTAASGEQVGVYAPDTQGVKEVMGAIAGHDDKDGTSLRTQTYEYHTDEDIAGKRVCIVKELLEIADADTQENVRAFAKKLTDKGVTVEEISCDFFEMANTAWQILMSAETCNNISRFDGVKYGRRAENYKNIDELYVNSRTEGFNFLTKAVILYGSDVLSKNRYKDCYDKSLRIRRVVAEKFAALMKEYDAVLTPACSKTSYERYDIYAAFEKVYEESIFTSVANLIGIPALVSRKVQLMGGHFSESILLSMAGAVEKEGE, encoded by the coding sequence ATGGAATATTATGCAGCAAAAATAAATGAAAACGGCGCCATTGCCGTGGATGACAGCATTCTTGTAAAGGGTGCCGAGTCAACGTATGGCTCGAAAATTCTGATGGGATTCAAGCCTTTATTCAGCGCTGAGGCAGTAGAGCGCCTGGAGAAGAATGGTTACCTGGTATCCGGGAAATGCCATGTGGGCGAGTTCGGGCTGGATCTGGTGGGCGAATTTTCCCACTATGCGCAGGAAGATACGAAACTGGAAGGAGCGGCAGCAGCGCTGGTAGCAAAATCCGATGTGAAAGCAGCGCTTGGAGTGGATGTAAATGGCGCGCCGAGACGTGCGGCGGCTCTTGCAAATGTAGATTTCCTCAAGCCCACTTACGGTACGGTGTCACGTTATGGAATCATTTCAACAGCGGCATCTGGCGAGCAGGTAGGCGTATACGCGCCTGACACGCAAGGCGTGAAAGAAGTGATGGGTGCGATTGCAGGCCACGATGATAAAGATGGAACAAGCCTGAGGACCCAGACCTATGAATATCATACAGACGAAGATATCGCTGGCAAACGTGTCTGCATCGTCAAAGAATTATTAGAAATCGCGGATGCGGACACGCAAGAAAACGTGAGAGCGTTTGCCAAAAAACTCACGGATAAGGGCGTGACCGTGGAAGAAATCTCTTGCGACTTTTTTGAGATGGCGAATACGGCATGGCAGATTCTTATGTCCGCAGAAACCTGTAATAATATATCCAGGTTTGATGGCGTAAAATATGGACGCCGTGCAGAGAATTATAAAAATATTGATGAACTGTATGTAAATTCCAGAACAGAAGGGTTTAACTTTCTTACAAAGGCAGTTATTTTATATGGTTCTGACGTACTTTCCAAGAACCGGTATAAGGATTGTTATGATAAGTCGTTAAGAATCCGCCGTGTCGTGGCGGAAAAGTTTGCGGCGCTGATGAAAGAGTACGATGCGGTTCTTACGCCTGCCTGCAGCAAAACAAGTTACGAGCGTTATGATATTTATGCGGCCTTTGAAAAGGTTTATGAAGAAAGCATATTTACCTCCGTGGCAAATCTGATCGGGATTCCTGCCCTGGTTAGCCGCAAAGTTCAGTTAATGGGCGGACATTTTAGCGAAAGCATTCTTTTAAGTATGGCTGGAGCCGTTGAAAAGGAAGGTGAATAA
- the gatB gene encoding Asp-tRNA(Asn)/Glu-tRNA(Gln) amidotransferase subunit GatB: MNYEVVIGLETHVELKTESKIFCSCGGHAAAKTPNDCVCPACSGMPGMLPVMNKRVVELAVLAGLMLNCEISRYTTFDKKNYYYPDLPCAYQVTQINHPICTNGCVQVKTSAGVRDIHIKQIHMEEDAGKLVHSGSYSYVDFNRTSVPLIEIVTQPDFRSAEEVITYLTNLKSMFRFSGISECEEGAMRCDVNISVREKGSQEFGVRTEIKNMSSFESIEKAINYEAQRHMDAIEYELEELVQETRRYDDTSGKTFAMRNKETEADYRYFPDANLMPIIIDDEWIEEIKKNRPVEINDKVVEYSEAGISEKEIDMIIANQNISQLLDGVVALGCNAKDAASWILTDSVGLLRKEGKTIDELSISPEKLSAIIKMVDAGEINRVSGKKILTAVLKEDVDPVAYCKEKGFDNKIDMAVVDKVIDEAIQNNAQAVADYKNGKAKAIQSVFGACMRELKGIVEPAIIKEMLENKLK, translated from the coding sequence ATGAATTATGAAGTTGTAATCGGGCTTGAAACGCACGTTGAATTAAAAACCGAATCTAAGATATTCTGCTCCTGCGGGGGCCACGCGGCGGCGAAGACTCCGAATGACTGCGTGTGTCCGGCCTGTTCCGGCATGCCGGGCATGCTTCCGGTAATGAATAAGCGAGTGGTAGAGCTTGCGGTTCTTGCCGGCTTGATGTTAAACTGCGAGATCAGCAGATATACGACATTTGACAAGAAAAACTATTATTATCCGGATCTGCCCTGCGCATATCAGGTCACCCAGATCAATCATCCGATCTGTACCAATGGCTGCGTACAGGTAAAGACGTCCGCAGGCGTCCGCGACATTCACATCAAGCAGATCCATATGGAAGAGGATGCAGGAAAGCTGGTTCATAGTGGCAGCTACTCTTATGTGGACTTTAACCGTACCAGCGTTCCGCTTATTGAGATCGTAACCCAGCCTGATTTTAGAAGTGCGGAGGAAGTTATCACATACCTTACAAATTTAAAATCCATGTTCCGCTTTAGCGGCATTTCTGAATGTGAGGAAGGCGCGATGCGCTGCGATGTTAATATTTCGGTTCGCGAGAAGGGAAGCCAGGAGTTTGGCGTCCGTACAGAGATTAAAAATATGAGTTCTTTTGAATCCATTGAAAAGGCCATCAACTATGAGGCGCAAAGGCATATGGACGCGATCGAGTATGAATTAGAAGAATTGGTTCAGGAAACAAGACGTTATGATGACACAAGCGGCAAGACCTTTGCTATGCGTAACAAGGAAACAGAAGCAGATTATCGTTATTTCCCGGATGCCAATCTGATGCCGATTATTATTGATGATGAGTGGATTGAGGAGATTAAGAAGAACAGGCCTGTGGAAATTAATGATAAAGTGGTGGAATATAGCGAGGCTGGCATATCGGAAAAAGAAATAGATATGATTATAGCCAATCAAAATATTTCCCAGCTTCTGGATGGGGTTGTCGCGCTTGGATGTAACGCCAAAGATGCGGCGTCTTGGATTCTCACAGATAGCGTAGGCCTCTTGCGCAAAGAGGGCAAGACCATAGATGAGTTATCCATTTCGCCAGAAAAATTGTCGGCAATCATCAAAATGGTAGATGCGGGCGAGATCAACCGCGTATCCGGCAAAAAAATCCTGACGGCTGTACTTAAAGAAGACGTAGATCCGGTTGCGTACTGTAAGGAGAAAGGTTTTGACAATAAAATAGATATGGCCGTGGTTGATAAGGTCATAGATGAGGCAATCCAAAATAATGCGCAGGCAGTAGCGGACTATAAAAATGGCAAAGCCAAAGCGATCCAGTCTGTATTCGGCGCTTGCATGCGCGAATTGAAAGGTATCGTCGAGCCTGCAATTATTAAAGAAATGTTAGAAAACAAGTTGAAATAA